In the Syntrophus gentianae genome, ATTTTTATCGCTCCATCACTTTTATTCACCGCGGCAACGGCATTATCCAGAAGGTTGGTCATGACCCTCTTGATCTGCTCCGAATCCAGGATCACCTTCGGCATCTCTTCGCTCAGTTCAAACTCAAAGAGGATATCCTTGTGAGCATCCTGGTAAAGAGTCACGGCATCGGTAAGCGTTTCATTCAAATTGCCTGGAGCGGGATGCGTAACAGGCATCCGGGCGTAACGGGAAAATTCATTCACCAGATTCTTCAAAATCTCAACCTGGTCAATAATGGTTCGGGTGCACTCATAAAAGATGCCTCCCTGATCCCCTAACTGCTCCCCATATTTACGTTGAAGCCTCTGGGCAGACAACTGAATCGGCGTTAAGGGGTTTTTGATCTCATGAGCCATTCGCCGGGCAACTTCCCGCCACGCCGCCGCCCGCTCTGCCTGCTGAAGCTGGGTCAGATCTTCAAAGACGATCACCATCCCCATCTCATGGCCCTCGTCATCCCTCACAAGGGTCAGGGTCATGAGAATGGTCAAGGCCCTGTCCTTGAGCATCAGTTCCAACTGTCTCTCGATCTGCCCCTTTGGACTTTTCTCCAGATCTTTCAGAAGGACCTCGGCCAGAGCCAGATGCTCGCCAAGCAGGATGTCTTCATATCGTCTGTTGATCACCCTCTCCAGCTTGATATCGAGCATTCTTCCCGCGGCTCCGTTAATGGTCGTAATAAATCCTTTTTCGTCAACGGAGATCACGCCAGCCGAAACGTTATGAAGAACCGTTTCCATATATTTCCGGCGCTGTTCCAGATTCATATTGGCCTGTTCGAGATTTTCCTTGCTCTCCTTCAAATCCCTTGTCATCGAATTAAAGGAATCCACAAGAACGCCGATCTCGTCACCGGCGACAATATCAATCTGACGACTCCAGTCTCCTTTGGCAATGCGCTTTGTCGCGTCGGCAAGGTCAAGAATCGGCACCGTGATTCCCTTGGCCATGAACAAACCGAACCAGGTTGCCGAGAAGATAATGAGCAGCGTGATAATGGCCAAAGTAATCATGTAGCTGATCTTGATGGGATTCTGCATCAGGTGAAGTTGGCCGTACTGTTCTGAAGCCTTGGATACGATGGATATTTTATCAACAATTTCGCGGGGGATGAAATAGCTGACCACAACGGCG is a window encoding:
- a CDS encoding sensor histidine kinase, whose protein sequence is MKKNNRIPLGPEERNRRRRDLILIAVTVLFIIGFSFIEHSLFHEEYLLPESNNILIFGLININIILIILLIFLIIRNVVKLVFERRQGVVGSKMRTKLVAAFVCLSLIPTILLFLVAGNFLSFSIDNWFNVRVGDALNKTLEVAQIYYRQYEENAKYHAGQLSADIMENQLNEGERVDYLKTLVQQRQKQIKASVVEIYLDDRKKGMVFVGPEQGDIKPLSPTPQVMEEVFTGNEVSIIQPSENGEFISGLVPIYSNAHPSEVIGAVVVSYFIPREIVDKISIVSKASEQYGQLHLMQNPIKISYMITLAIITLLIIFSATWFGLFMAKGITVPILDLADATKRIAKGDWSRQIDIVAGDEIGVLVDSFNSMTRDLKESKENLEQANMNLEQRRKYMETVLHNVSAGVISVDEKGFITTINGAAGRMLDIKLERVINRRYEDILLGEHLALAEVLLKDLEKSPKGQIERQLELMLKDRALTILMTLTLVRDDEGHEMGMVIVFEDLTQLQQAERAAAWREVARRMAHEIKNPLTPIQLSAQRLQRKYGEQLGDQGGIFYECTRTIIDQVEILKNLVNEFSRYARMPVTHPAPGNLNETLTDAVTLYQDAHKDILFEFELSEEMPKVILDSEQIKRVMTNLLDNAVAAVNKSDGAIKIRTIYDRGRNLAVTEVADNGCGVPSGYKMKVFEPYFSTKKTGTGLGLAIVSSIISDHHGHITISNNEPRGTVVTFDLPVAAETVM